From a region of the Candidatus Bathyarchaeia archaeon genome:
- a CDS encoding glycosyltransferase family protein, which translates to MSNRVRVLLAPNGLGLGHVKRVEVIEDELRRAGCLTLYSTYLNAFQYCKARGLPAVESIPIAYGVSQDGSVDYKATLTSNGLSMGFRRFLQQVAREIQVIKAFKPDLILSDSRASSIIAAKLLRKPVVLLINQLKVHMVNPKGQGANPFDKLILKAAYLFWVVLSRILEWIWSQANLILIPDFPTPYTICEMNLKIPKRCVEKLRFIGPLLRYRPEHLEEAEELRKKHGLTSPRPIVYAAISGPTMEKKSLLKTLQPTLISLSHLYHVVLTMGEPEVAHPAEAWKAMSPEARLSRLTVYPWVDEKTHCELLKACDIVLCRAGHGIVTRAMVYGKPMVLIPIPNHTEQWSNAVACARMGYGVILDQRDLRPETLMKAVEQVLTLKPRITRLNINSLFEGNSIIPLFSLLRPFIQRG; encoded by the coding sequence TTGTCGAATAGGGTTAGAGTCCTTCTCGCCCCAAACGGGCTGGGCCTAGGGCATGTGAAAAGGGTTGAGGTCATCGAAGATGAACTGAGAAGGGCTGGCTGCCTGACACTCTATTCCACCTACCTAAACGCTTTCCAATATTGTAAGGCTAGAGGTCTACCAGCCGTGGAGTCCATACCCATAGCCTATGGAGTGAGCCAAGATGGATCCGTGGACTACAAGGCCACCCTAACCTCCAATGGCCTCTCCATGGGGTTCAGAAGGTTCCTCCAACAGGTCGCGAGAGAGATACAGGTTATAAAGGCCTTTAAACCCGACCTCATACTGTCAGACTCCAGGGCTTCATCCATAATCGCGGCAAAGCTTCTGAGAAAGCCCGTCGTACTGCTGATAAACCAACTTAAAGTTCACATGGTTAACCCTAAGGGTCAGGGGGCTAATCCCTTCGACAAGCTCATCCTAAAAGCAGCCTACCTCTTCTGGGTTGTTTTAAGCAGAATCCTAGAGTGGATTTGGAGCCAAGCCAACCTCATCCTGATCCCCGACTTCCCCACTCCCTATACCATCTGCGAAATGAACCTTAAAATTCCTAAAAGATGCGTGGAGAAGCTCAGGTTCATTGGCCCGTTATTAAGGTACAGGCCGGAACACCTAGAAGAAGCTGAGGAGCTTAGAAAGAAGCATGGGCTCACCAGCCCACGCCCCATCGTTTACGCGGCCATCAGCGGACCAACCATGGAGAAAAAATCGCTGCTAAAAACCCTACAGCCAACTTTGATCAGCCTCAGCCACCTATACCATGTGGTGTTGACGATGGGTGAACCAGAGGTTGCTCACCCAGCTGAGGCGTGGAAAGCGATGTCGCCTGAAGCCAGGTTGAGCAGGTTAACTGTATATCCTTGGGTGGATGAGAAAACACACTGCGAACTCCTCAAAGCCTGCGACATCGTCTTGTGCAGGGCTGGACATGGAATTGTCACTAGGGCGATGGTTTACGGTAAACCCATGGTTCTTATACCCATACCCAATCACACAGAGCAGTGGAGTAACGCCGTGGCATGCGCGAGAATGGGGTATGGAGTAATCTTGGATCAACGTGACTTGAGGCCTGAAACCCTTATGAAAGCCGTGGAGCAAGTCTTAACCCTTAAACCTAGAATAACACGTTTAAACATAAACAGCTTGTTTGAGGGTAATTCCATAATTCCTCTATTCTCATTGTTGAGACCCTTTATCCAACGTGGATGA
- a CDS encoding TIGR00296 family protein, giving the protein MEAYTLEDGRILVQTAREAVSTWLRRKVAITPPPRLPDKLHRKSGVFVTLNRFDNGSLRGCIGYPTPVKPLIQATIEVAIEAATSDPRFPPVSLKEFEENIVVEVSILTQPKKIEVPNPKDLPKQIRIGVDGLIVEKGWAKGLLLPQVATEWGMDAEEFLCHCCLKAGLPPDEWTSRDVKVSKFQAHIFKEKSPGGEVVRGESVVE; this is encoded by the coding sequence TTGGAAGCGTATACGCTTGAGGATGGAAGGATACTGGTGCAAACCGCCCGGGAGGCTGTTTCCACATGGCTTCGAAGGAAAGTGGCGATCACCCCCCCGCCCCGGCTCCCCGATAAACTCCATAGAAAATCCGGGGTCTTCGTAACCCTCAACCGATTCGACAACGGCTCCCTAAGGGGTTGCATCGGCTACCCGACACCGGTGAAACCCTTAATCCAAGCGACCATCGAAGTGGCCATTGAGGCCGCTACCTCCGACCCCCGCTTCCCACCGGTTTCATTGAAGGAATTCGAAGAAAACATCGTCGTCGAGGTAAGCATCCTAACACAACCGAAGAAAATAGAGGTTCCCAACCCTAAAGACCTCCCAAAACAGATTCGAATAGGCGTAGATGGACTGATAGTGGAGAAGGGCTGGGCGAAGGGCCTGCTCCTACCTCAAGTGGCCACAGAGTGGGGAATGGATGCTGAGGAGTTTCTGTGCCACTGCTGCCTTAAAGCGGGTTTACCCCCTGACGAGTGGACTTCAAGGGACGTTAAAGTAAGCAAGTTTCAGGCTCATATTTTCAAGGAGAAGAGCCCTGGAGGTGAGGTGGTGAGGGGGGAAAGCGTTGTCGAATAG
- the rqcH gene encoding ribosome rescue protein RqcH, with product MKKTAMTGFDLIALQRELEATFTGKIVDNVYIAENRLFLFKLNPGGLTLLYEPEKRLHLTKFSYKIPPKPPQICMELRKHIKGCRVKSMEGKPLERILYLRLEGKARRRSLVMEVFKRGNLILLDEEDRILLSTRYAAMKDRRIARGEAYREMPPSGVHPSEFKASNLLEAGEETLGKALRKSLPFPPLYVEECLLRSGFKGDEKISELKQGEVESVLQAAKLIYLEHTTKPIEPMIIIDESGEPIDVVPRPLRKYGKNEIIRYESFNEALDEYFSKLYLKEVENQKAKALEYEKQRVSRALEEQLKEHALIEGQILQHLESARLIQENALKIDEALENLRRRIEAEEEIKPIPGVVQLDLKSKKALLEVEGKNVWLTVTSSAFKNAGAYFQEVKRLRRKLHGLNESLEAMKSRLTRLEASVAKTQADRPILQVKRTRQWYEKFRWFRSSEGFLVLIGRDAQTNRQLIEKYVEPSDIVLHAEIHGAPFAVIKTGGGKVGEDTLREAASAAASYSRAWREGLASADAYWVHPYQLSRKPPSGEYMARGSYMIYGRRNHVRGVELKLAIGVVCDGEIQVVGGPPEAVSKITDLYVTIIPGGVKSGKLAKMIIERLKNKCSKECREKLKAVAVEEIQAYIPGGGGALAN from the coding sequence ATGAAGAAAACCGCTATGACAGGATTCGACCTGATCGCGCTTCAACGAGAGCTCGAAGCCACCTTTACCGGGAAAATCGTGGACAACGTCTACATCGCTGAAAACCGCTTATTCCTATTCAAACTAAACCCAGGAGGCTTAACCCTCCTATACGAACCTGAGAAAAGACTCCACTTAACGAAGTTCAGTTACAAGATTCCACCTAAACCTCCACAGATATGCATGGAGCTGAGAAAACATATCAAAGGATGCCGAGTCAAGTCTATGGAAGGAAAGCCACTAGAGAGGATCTTATACCTACGCTTAGAGGGCAAGGCTCGTCGACGCTCCCTTGTCATGGAGGTCTTTAAACGTGGGAACCTCATACTCCTAGACGAAGAGGATAGGATCCTCCTCTCCACGCGTTACGCCGCCATGAAGGATAGACGGATCGCTCGAGGAGAAGCTTACCGGGAGATGCCTCCTTCCGGAGTTCACCCCAGCGAGTTTAAGGCGTCAAACCTTCTGGAAGCGGGTGAAGAAACTCTGGGAAAGGCGTTGAGAAAGTCTCTCCCCTTCCCCCCATTATACGTAGAGGAATGCCTGCTCAGATCAGGGTTTAAGGGAGATGAAAAGATATCTGAGCTGAAGCAAGGTGAGGTTGAAAGCGTTCTACAAGCCGCGAAGTTGATTTACCTGGAGCATACGACCAAACCAATAGAGCCCATGATTATCATCGACGAATCAGGGGAGCCGATAGACGTAGTACCTAGGCCTTTAAGGAAATATGGGAAAAATGAAATTATACGGTATGAGAGCTTCAACGAAGCCTTAGACGAATATTTTTCTAAGCTCTACTTGAAGGAGGTGGAGAATCAAAAGGCGAAGGCCTTAGAATATGAGAAACAGCGGGTCAGCCGCGCGTTGGAGGAGCAGTTGAAGGAGCATGCTTTGATCGAGGGCCAGATTCTCCAACACCTTGAGTCCGCTAGGCTCATCCAGGAAAACGCTTTGAAAATAGATGAGGCCCTGGAGAATTTAAGGAGGCGTATCGAAGCTGAAGAGGAGATTAAGCCCATTCCCGGAGTGGTTCAGCTGGACCTGAAAAGCAAGAAGGCCCTGCTAGAGGTTGAGGGAAAAAACGTATGGTTGACGGTTACAAGCTCAGCTTTCAAGAACGCGGGCGCCTACTTCCAGGAAGTGAAGAGGTTAAGGAGGAAGCTACATGGGCTGAACGAATCCCTTGAGGCCATGAAGAGCCGGTTAACCCGGCTGGAGGCCAGCGTTGCGAAGACCCAAGCGGATAGGCCAATCCTACAGGTTAAGCGTACCCGTCAGTGGTATGAGAAATTCAGGTGGTTCCGCTCCTCGGAGGGGTTTCTAGTGCTGATAGGCCGGGACGCCCAAACCAACCGTCAGCTGATAGAAAAATACGTGGAGCCGAGTGACATTGTGCTTCACGCTGAGATCCATGGGGCACCCTTTGCGGTCATCAAAACTGGAGGGGGAAAGGTGGGAGAGGACACGCTCAGGGAGGCGGCGTCGGCCGCCGCCTCCTACAGCAGGGCGTGGCGTGAAGGGTTAGCCTCTGCCGACGCCTACTGGGTGCACCCTTACCAGTTGAGTAGGAAGCCCCCTTCAGGGGAGTACATGGCTAGGGGAAGCTACATGATATATGGGAGAAGGAACCATGTGAGGGGAGTTGAGTTGAAGCTCGCCATCGGGGTTGTGTGCGACGGCGAAATTCAAGTTGTGGGAGGCCCCCCTGAAGCTGTGTCTAAGATCACAGACTTATACGTAACGATCATACCGGGAGGGGTGAAGTCAGGTAAACTGGCCAAAATGATAATTGAAAGGTTGAAGAATAAATGTTCAAAGGAATGTAGGGAGAAGCTAAAGGCCGTAGCCGTCGAAGAAATCCAGGCCTACATTCCAGGCGGTGGAGGAGCCCTCGCAAACTAG
- a CDS encoding dihydroorotase family protein, with protein MKESLLIEDVKLLTPSGILNAEVAIVDGVVAKIGKHIAISGLKRLNAQGKLGLPGLIDVHVHLRGLNLAYKEDYYSGTCAASAGGFTTVLDMPNTIPPTDSPERLETKIREAGKESVTNVGFHALPPKKWVEADTMAAKGIKSFKLYMGDEKYVDMEFIAKRLPLLAMKSARYGIPLTVHAEHSPNSRGKAETLKAGGFTVKTYASIHSPISEAMGVKLMCDSAWDAKIHFCHLSSAEALTQVKECRETRKDITCEVTPHHLFLTEKDLEKMGPIALTNPPFRGQRSRLTLWEALAKGEVQVVASDHAPHRREEKEGLELTRVPPGIPGLETTLPLMLDAVNKELITLRRLVEVLAENPARIFNLKRKGRLEVGFDGDVTIVDLKSEHVVDSSKFYSKAKYTPFDGWRCRGRPWAAVVAGQVVMKEGEVTAERGVGNVIVEA; from the coding sequence TTGAAGGAGAGCCTGTTAATCGAGGATGTGAAGCTGTTGACGCCCAGCGGAATCCTAAACGCAGAAGTAGCGATCGTCGACGGTGTCGTCGCGAAGATCGGCAAGCACATAGCCATCTCAGGTCTCAAAAGGCTGAACGCCCAGGGGAAACTGGGGCTTCCAGGGTTAATCGACGTCCACGTCCATTTAAGAGGCTTAAACCTCGCCTATAAGGAGGACTACTATTCAGGCACATGCGCGGCCTCGGCTGGAGGCTTCACTACGGTGCTGGACATGCCTAACACGATTCCACCCACTGATTCCCCTGAGCGTCTTGAAACGAAGATCAGAGAAGCTGGAAAGGAGTCTGTTACAAACGTCGGGTTTCACGCTTTACCGCCTAAAAAATGGGTGGAAGCCGACACCATGGCCGCCAAAGGGATAAAATCCTTCAAGCTATACATGGGTGATGAAAAGTACGTTGACATGGAATTCATTGCCAAACGGTTACCTCTTCTAGCCATGAAATCGGCGCGATACGGCATACCTTTAACAGTTCACGCCGAACACTCCCCCAACTCGAGGGGAAAAGCTGAGACCCTAAAAGCCGGTGGGTTCACGGTTAAAACCTACGCTTCAATCCACTCTCCCATAAGCGAGGCTATGGGGGTGAAGCTTATGTGCGATTCAGCCTGGGATGCGAAAATACACTTCTGCCATCTAAGCAGCGCTGAGGCTTTAACGCAGGTTAAGGAATGTAGAGAAACCCGCAAAGATATAACTTGTGAAGTGACTCCCCATCATCTGTTTCTTACGGAGAAAGATTTGGAGAAGATGGGGCCCATAGCTCTTACAAACCCCCCATTTCGAGGCCAACGCTCAAGGTTGACGCTTTGGGAGGCCCTAGCGAAGGGGGAGGTGCAGGTCGTGGCCAGTGACCACGCTCCTCACAGACGGGAGGAGAAGGAAGGGTTGGAGTTAACGCGGGTTCCTCCGGGAATACCGGGGTTGGAAACAACTTTGCCCTTAATGCTCGATGCCGTGAACAAGGAACTCATCACCTTGAGGAGGTTGGTCGAGGTGCTCGCTGAAAACCCTGCGCGGATATTTAACCTAAAAAGGAAGGGTCGGCTGGAGGTGGGTTTTGACGGAGATGTAACCATCGTAGATCTGAAAAGTGAACATGTTGTAGATTCATCCAAGTTTTACTCTAAGGCGAAGTACACGCCGTTTGATGGGTGGCGTTGCCGTGGAAGACCCTGGGCCGCGGTGGTTGCGGGTCAGGTCGTCATGAAGGAGGGCGAGGTAACCGCGGAGAGAGGAGTGGGAAACGTAATTGTCGAAGCCTAA
- a CDS encoding thiamine pyrophosphate-binding protein, which produces MTVLRADRAVVQSLVKENVKYVFGLPGGHSCEILYDALHGEESVKPILTRHEESGSFEALGYAKATGSVGFCHGTAGPGWGQLLPGVHEAYAGRVPLIAFCASVPIKHYGMGALQEFPQAESMLPFCKWVYTIDKVEKVQWVMRRAFSVSRSHPPGPVFINFPIDLGGEEADFPEYRAIPSTLYEADVEAVKAAGDALLKAEAPIIVAGGGVHLSGAYRELQELAELLTIPVLTTNSGKASIPETHPLYAGGVGLNKTRASERVYEESDCALWIGSQLEEWATGQWAWRPEKAKLLYLDADPEQMSRNWIPDVALVGDAKLTLERLVEYCRSKLGKAVKSSERLRRLSRFKAMYMQEVEELRKTESKPIHPGRLAVSVSDAMPEDSIAVLGEGANRIWTATYLQVRRAGHWISSSDYGCMGFSVPASLGVKLGRPNHVVFAITGDGSFQMQMHELPVAVQYNLPVAWFVANDGALGWIKWYQREFKDGRIISVDFNPQWDFVKVAEAAKCAGMRVENPSELDDVVKEAFKVVKSGTPVVVDVLTETFQHTYGSNRYHRIGFPGKPV; this is translated from the coding sequence ATGACGGTTTTAAGGGCTGATCGAGCGGTAGTTCAATCCCTTGTGAAGGAGAATGTGAAATACGTTTTCGGGCTTCCGGGAGGCCATAGCTGCGAGATCCTCTACGACGCTTTACATGGGGAGGAGTCCGTTAAGCCCATTTTAACCCGGCACGAGGAGTCAGGGTCGTTTGAGGCCTTGGGCTACGCTAAGGCGACTGGCTCAGTGGGGTTTTGCCATGGAACCGCCGGCCCAGGATGGGGGCAGCTTCTGCCAGGCGTACACGAAGCTTACGCTGGTCGAGTCCCCTTAATCGCCTTCTGCGCCTCGGTCCCCATCAAACACTACGGTATGGGTGCCTTACAGGAGTTTCCTCAGGCGGAGAGCATGTTGCCCTTCTGTAAATGGGTTTACACTATCGACAAGGTGGAAAAGGTTCAGTGGGTGATGAGGAGGGCTTTCAGCGTCTCTAGATCTCATCCTCCAGGCCCAGTCTTCATAAACTTCCCCATCGACCTCGGAGGAGAAGAAGCCGACTTCCCAGAATATCGAGCCATTCCATCTACACTTTACGAGGCTGACGTTGAAGCTGTGAAGGCCGCGGGCGACGCCTTACTGAAGGCTGAAGCCCCCATCATAGTGGCAGGTGGAGGAGTGCATTTAAGCGGCGCCTACCGGGAGTTGCAGGAACTCGCCGAGCTCTTAACCATACCGGTTTTAACGACCAACAGCGGTAAAGCGTCCATTCCTGAAACTCACCCCCTGTACGCCGGTGGTGTAGGGTTGAACAAGACTAGAGCCTCCGAGCGAGTATATGAGGAATCTGACTGCGCGTTATGGATCGGGTCCCAGTTGGAGGAGTGGGCTACGGGCCAGTGGGCTTGGCGTCCAGAGAAAGCTAAGCTCCTATACTTGGACGCGGACCCAGAGCAGATGTCAAGAAACTGGATACCTGACGTGGCCTTAGTCGGCGACGCCAAGCTGACCTTAGAAAGGCTAGTCGAATACTGTAGATCAAAGCTTGGGAAGGCGGTGAAGTCCAGCGAGCGGCTGCGTAGGCTTTCAAGGTTTAAGGCGATGTACATGCAGGAGGTGGAGGAGTTGAGGAAAACAGAGTCGAAGCCGATTCACCCAGGTAGGCTCGCCGTGTCGGTCAGCGACGCCATGCCTGAAGACTCCATCGCGGTGCTGGGTGAGGGAGCCAACCGAATATGGACAGCCACCTATCTCCAAGTGAGGAGGGCGGGTCACTGGATTTCCTCCAGCGACTATGGATGCATGGGTTTCAGCGTCCCCGCCTCCCTAGGGGTAAAGCTTGGACGGCCTAATCACGTCGTCTTCGCCATTACAGGGGATGGAAGCTTTCAAATGCAAATGCACGAGTTACCTGTAGCCGTTCAATATAACCTCCCTGTCGCGTGGTTCGTAGCCAACGACGGTGCCTTGGGATGGATTAAATGGTATCAAAGGGAGTTTAAGGATGGTAGAATTATCTCGGTGGACTTCAACCCCCAATGGGATTTCGTTAAAGTAGCTGAGGCCGCCAAATGCGCGGGTATGAGGGTTGAAAACCCCTCAGAGCTAGATGATGTTGTCAAGGAGGCTTTTAAGGTCGTTAAAAGCGGCACACCTGTTGTCGTAGACGTGTTAACCGAAACATTCCAGCACACGTATGGGTCGAATCGATATCACCGCATCGGTTTCCCAGGGAAACCTGTTTAA
- the ala gene encoding alanine dehydrogenase produces the protein MKILLLTYRDLQGILTPRMVLKAVEEAFREKGLGRVQMPPKVYLYFRRHEGDLRVMPSYLESLEASGVKVVNVHPNNPKLHGLPTVMAVMILVNPRTGEPYAIMDGTLITAYRTGAAAAVATKYLARNGSSTLGLVGAGVQSRSQLVSLREVVDVKLVKVYDADESRVREFVEEMAGLVDFQVHPSRSVEECVSRSDIVCTTTPSRAPLVKDKWIQEGTHINAIGADAPGKQELDPDILRRAKIVVDDLEQASHSGEINVPLSQGFISLQDVYGELSEIVCGFKDGRVDEDEVTVFDSTGLSIQDVATAVAAYEMALKKNVGTRVEF, from the coding sequence ATGAAAATTTTGTTATTAACCTACCGGGATTTGCAGGGAATTTTAACCCCTAGAATGGTTTTAAAGGCTGTGGAGGAGGCTTTCAGGGAAAAGGGTTTGGGGAGGGTTCAGATGCCACCCAAGGTTTACTTATACTTCCGTCGACATGAAGGAGATTTAAGGGTTATGCCCTCGTATTTGGAGTCCTTGGAGGCTTCAGGGGTGAAGGTAGTTAACGTTCACCCCAACAACCCCAAGCTTCACGGGTTACCCACCGTCATGGCCGTAATGATCTTGGTCAACCCGAGGACAGGGGAGCCATACGCCATCATGGATGGGACGTTGATCACCGCCTACCGAACCGGGGCCGCCGCCGCGGTGGCCACCAAATATCTGGCCCGTAACGGCTCTTCGACCCTAGGCCTCGTGGGGGCGGGTGTTCAGTCCCGATCCCAACTAGTCTCCTTGAGGGAGGTTGTAGACGTGAAACTGGTCAAAGTGTATGACGCTGACGAAAGTAGGGTCAGGGAGTTCGTTGAGGAAATGGCTGGTCTAGTGGACTTCCAGGTTCATCCATCTAGGAGCGTTGAGGAATGCGTTTCGAGGTCAGATATTGTTTGCACCACCACGCCGTCCAGAGCCCCCCTGGTGAAGGATAAATGGATTCAAGAGGGAACGCACATTAACGCCATCGGAGCCGACGCCCCTGGAAAACAGGAGCTTGACCCTGACATCCTAAGAAGGGCGAAGATCGTCGTCGACGACCTTGAGCAGGCGAGTCACAGCGGGGAGATCAATGTTCCCCTTTCCCAAGGGTTCATCTCCCTACAGGATGTTTATGGGGAGCTCAGCGAGATTGTGTGCGGGTTTAAGGATGGAAGGGTTGACGAGGATGAGGTTACCGTGTTCGATTCTACAGGATTGTCGATTCAAGATGTCGCCACCGCCGTCGCTGCCTATGAGATGGCCTTGAAGAAAAACGTTGGAACCCGCGTAGAGTTTTAA
- the radA gene encoding DNA repair and recombination protein RadA: protein MSSEGGIKPKYERIEDIPGVGPATAEKLKELGFHTVESLATATIKELTVAGVGEKQAAKIISEARSSIALTFIRADELMEMRKNVLRLTTGSKALDELVGGGVETQTITELYGEYGVGKSILCHQLSVNVQLPVEKGGLDGSALYVDTEQTFRPEWIVRMAEHLSLDPEKAAQKIIYSEAYNSDHQILILEKADKVIKENNVKLIIIDSLTAHFRSEYLGREMLAERQQKLNNHMHRLIRLARAFNAAAVVTNQVMSKPDAFFAMGVEAVGGHIVAHTSHTRLFLRRTSGAVRIARLVSSPYLPEGERIFRITEHGVEDVPEGEDYKRR from the coding sequence TTGAGCTCAGAAGGCGGAATCAAACCCAAGTATGAGAGGATAGAAGATATCCCCGGAGTAGGCCCGGCTACGGCGGAAAAACTGAAGGAGCTGGGATTCCACACCGTTGAATCCCTGGCCACGGCCACCATTAAGGAGTTAACGGTGGCCGGGGTGGGGGAGAAACAGGCGGCGAAGATCATCTCAGAGGCTAGGAGCAGCATAGCTTTAACCTTCATCCGAGCCGACGAGTTGATGGAGATGAGGAAGAACGTCCTCAGGTTAACCACGGGGAGCAAGGCCTTGGATGAGCTGGTGGGGGGCGGAGTTGAAACCCAAACCATCACGGAGCTCTACGGCGAGTATGGGGTGGGCAAAAGCATTCTATGTCATCAACTCTCCGTGAACGTTCAGCTCCCCGTGGAGAAGGGCGGCCTCGACGGAAGCGCCTTGTACGTGGACACAGAGCAAACCTTCAGACCTGAGTGGATTGTGAGGATGGCTGAGCACCTCAGTTTAGACCCGGAGAAGGCAGCTCAAAAAATCATCTACTCTGAAGCCTACAACAGCGACCATCAAATCCTCATCCTAGAGAAAGCTGACAAGGTGATAAAGGAAAACAACGTCAAGTTGATCATCATCGACTCCCTCACCGCCCACTTTAGATCCGAATACCTGGGCCGTGAGATGCTGGCTGAAAGGCAGCAAAAGCTTAACAACCACATGCATCGATTGATCAGGCTGGCGAGGGCATTCAACGCAGCCGCCGTCGTCACCAACCAAGTCATGTCCAAGCCCGACGCTTTCTTCGCCATGGGGGTTGAAGCCGTTGGAGGACACATCGTAGCCCACACATCCCACACCCGACTGTTTCTTAGAAGAACCTCAGGGGCGGTTAGAATAGCCAGGCTTGTATCCAGCCCGTATTTACCAGAGGGCGAGAGGATTTTCAGGATTACCGAGCATGGGGTTGAAGATGTTCCAGAAGGAGAAGACTATAAGAGGAGATGA
- a CDS encoding Mut7-C RNAse domain-containing protein produces MSKPKFLIDGMLGKLARWLRLLGHEVKYVNQNGDNELIEEALNRKYVLLTSDVALYRKALTRGVESVLVTARDEPGRIAQLANRFQIPLQVNPDESKCPRCGFALKRIGKQYVEGKVPEKSFSRHEEYWICLNPGCSKIYWRGSHWRNIEKTLEKARLTLEKAEGEE; encoded by the coding sequence TTGTCGAAGCCTAAATTTCTAATCGACGGCATGTTGGGTAAGCTGGCTCGATGGCTTAGGCTTCTAGGACATGAGGTAAAATACGTGAATCAAAACGGCGACAACGAATTAATCGAGGAGGCGTTAAACCGGAAATATGTGCTATTAACATCCGACGTGGCGTTGTACAGAAAAGCGTTGACGAGAGGGGTTGAGTCCGTTCTAGTCACAGCTCGGGATGAGCCGGGTAGAATAGCCCAGCTGGCGAACAGGTTCCAGATCCCTTTACAGGTGAACCCTGATGAGTCTAAGTGTCCTCGATGCGGGTTCGCCCTGAAAAGAATCGGCAAACAGTATGTAGAAGGGAAGGTCCCTGAGAAAAGCTTCAGCAGACATGAGGAATACTGGATCTGCTTAAACCCTGGGTGTAGCAAAATATATTGGCGGGGAAGCCATTGGAGGAACATCGAGAAAACCTTGGAGAAGGCGCGTTTGACGCTGGAGAAAGCTGAGGGCGAAGAATAG